The DNA region TCGACCGGCCAATGCACTCCCAGGAGCTGCTCCGAGAACAACTGCCGGGTCCATTTCCGCAGCGCCGGGACCTCGTCGGCCTCCGGTGCCCGGACGCCGGTGTGCCGGTTCCGGGGTGGCGCGTGTTGCGCCGCCAGCTCGCGGACCCGACGTCGCACTTCGTCCAGTTCCGCGTCTTGTCCGAGTTGCACGAACCGTCTCCCAGCCGCTTGATCCAAACCAAATTGAGCTTAATCAGTATCCTGTATGTTCGGGTGACGTTTGGCAATCCCCCAGAACTTCGTCAGTCGACTTTCAGCGAAGGAGCAGCACGTGGACTTTGAGCCCACCGCCGAGCAGAAGGGCCTCGTCGATTCCACCCGATCGCTCCTGACGGCCCAGGCGTCGCTCGAGCGGGCCCGCGATCTCATCGACGGTCCCGCCGGATTCGACGCCGAACTGTGGCGGCGCGGGGTCGAGCTCGGCTGGCCCGCCCTGGCGGTTCCGGAGGACGACGGCGGACTGGGTCAGCGGTCCATCGACCTGGCGCTGGTGGCGGTCGAGTTGGGCCGCAGCCTGGCAAGCACACCGTTCATCCCCACGGTGGTCGCCGCCGATGCGCTGACACGCTGCGATAGCGAGCGGAAAGCCAAACTGCTGCAGTCGATCTGCGAAGGCGCCCTGATCGCCTCCTGGGCGCATGCCGAGTACGGCCGGCCCTGGGGGGCCGCCGGCGTCACGACCGCTGCCCGCGCGCAGGACGGCGGCTATGTGCTGGACGGGTCGAAGGTGTCCGTGCCCGACGCCGACAGCGCGCAGCTCCTCATCGTCGACGCCGTGCTGGACGGGGCACCGGCCCGGTTCCTGGTGCCCACCGATTCCGCGGGCGTCCGGATCGACCGCCAGCAGACCCTCGATATCACCCGTAGCTATTGCGACGTGACGCTCGCCGACGTCGCCGTCGACGCCGCGGCCCTACTGGCCCGCGGCGCAGCCGCCAGTAGGTCACTGGAGCGCACGATGCAGCTCGGCGCGGTCCTGACGTGCGCGGAACTTGTCGGCATCGGGCAACGACTGTTGGAGATGACCGTCACCTACGTGAAGGAACGCGAGCAGTTCGGTCGCCCGGTCGGCAGCTTCCAGGCCGTCAAACACAAGTGCGCCGACATGCGCATCTGGGTGCAGGCCAGCACCGCGGCGACGTACTTCGCCGCGCTGGCCCTGGACAGCGAGCACCACGACGCCGATCGTGCCACCAGCATCGCCAAGGCATACGTGTCCGACGCCATCAACCGGGTGGCGGGCCACGCGCTGCAGCTGCACGGCGGCATCGGCTTCACCTGGGAACACGATCTACATCTGTATATGCGGCGGGCCCGGGTCAACTCGGTGCTGTGCGGGGATGCCCGCCATCACCGCGAGCGACTCTGCGCGACGCTGGAAGACCAATTCGCCTGACCGGCGGCTCGGCGAAAGACGCAGTTACACAGACTGAAACCTGGAATTCGGTCGGCGCGCGTGTTTAACTATCAACCAATTGATTGATTATTGCCCCCGATCTGCCGCCGGGCGATCCGACCTCGGAGACCACATGACGAAGACCCTCGAGCAGCGCGTCGCCCTGATCGAAGACCGGGAGGCGATCGCGGCACTCCAGTTCCGGTACATCAACCTCAACGACGGCGGCTGGGGGCAACCCACCCATCGCGACCCGGACGCGGTGGCTGACCTGTTCACCGAAGACGGCGAGTGGATCGGCCCGCTCGAGACGATGCGCGCAGTGGGGCGCATCGAGATCGCGGAACTGTTCCAGCAGTTTCAAGCGATCCCGTTCATCATTCACAACGTGATGAACCAGCTGATCGAGGTCGATGGTGACCGGGCACGCGCCGAATGGCATGCCATCGTGGCGAGTACGTTCCCTGGTGGTCAGGCGTTCTGGACGTTGGGGCGCTACCACAACCGATACCTCCGAACGGCGGACGGCTGGAGGTACACCTCGATGTCCTTCGAGACTGCGGCCGCGTCTCCCTACGAAAAGGGTTGGGGAGTCGAGCAATTCATGGGAGCAGAGGCTAGCGTGGTGGATTAGGACCCAGCGACATCACGGCTCACATGCCGGTGATGCCCTGCTCCTTGAAGAACACCGCCGCCTTGCGGATGGAGTCCTCCACCGGTTGGGGCTTCCAGCCCAGCTCCCGCTGCGCCTTGCCGGTGTCCAGCGGCGCCATGACATCGGCCATCCGAAGAGCGACGGTGGAGAACTTCATCTCTCGGCGCAGGACCCGCCCGACGAGATCGCTCCCACGTGCCACGGCGTAGACCGCAGGCATGGGCAGCCCGAACGTCGGTAGCCGTACGCCGGCCGCTTCGGCCGCCAGGGTGTGCATCTCGCGCTGGCTGACCCAGCGGTCCGAAATGATGTACCGCTCACCGACTCGACCATGTTGGGCGGCCAGCAGCATCGCCGAGGCCGCATCCTCGATTCCGACTATCTCCATCGAGTTCTTGAAGTGGAACGGGAACCGCCCGGCGGCAACCAGTGCCAGCAGCGAACCGTGGGGCGTGGGCTGCCAGTCGCGCGGCCCGTATGTGGTGGAGATGCACAGCGCGACGGCCGGCAGCGCCTTCTCCCGAACGTATTCCAGCACCAGGTTCTCAGCCGCCACCCGGGACTGCACGTAGGGTCCACCGTCGTGCCAGTCGAATGGGTCATCCTCGGTCACTGGAGTGCCGGCGCCGACCGCCAGTGTGGCTACCGTGCTGGTGAATACGAACTTCCGTAGGTCCGCTGCGGAGGCCACCTCGAGGACGTTGCGCAGTCCCTCGACGTTGGTGCGAAACAGTGGCGCTGGATCGCGCAGCCAGGCTCGGGCATCAACCACGCAGTAATATACGACATCACAGTCGGCCATCGCGGCCCGAAGTGCTTCCGTATCGAACACATCGCCGTAGACGCGTTCCACCGCGAGATCATCAATCCCCTTGGTGGAACTGGTCTTTCGAACCATGACCCGGACATCGTCACCACCGTTCACGAGTTGGCGGGTGACGTGGGAGCCGAGGAATCCGCTGGCCCCGATAACTAGTTTCTTCATGCTTTCAGCCCCCAGGCGTGTCGTCGGCACTCAGCGGGTTGACGAACCACTGGTTCTCTTCACGCAGATCGCGGCTGAGCCAACCGGACTCGGCCCGGACGAGTTGGTGGTGGTAGTAGCCGCCGCAATAACTCAGGTCGGTTTTGCCAGGCAGCTGCATCGGGTTGAAGAACATCGCCCGTACCTGTGCACTGTCACCGGATACCGTGATTTCGATGTTGGTGATGTAGTGCTGCTTCATGGGCAGGAAGGACATCGAGACCTTGAGCCAATCGGCCACCTCATCGCGGGTCCCCGCGATCCCACCTGCGGAGCTGTAATCGACTCGCGCATCGGGGGTGAACAAGGAGCGCCACAGATCCCAATCTTCGGTGTCCACGGCGCGGGCGTACCGAAAGAGCAGCGCCCTGATCTCGGACTCGTCTCCGATGCGCTGGATATCCATCACAGCCCCCCGCCCGGGAGCCCGAGCCGCGGCGAGGTCAGCCGGTGCGACGCGTGGCGGCCGGCTTCTTGGCGGTGGACTTTTTGGCCACCGGCTTCCTGCTCATGGCTTTCTTGGTCGGCGAGGCCTTGTCGGTGGCCTTCCGAGGCACCGCGCCCGATACCAGTTGGCCCTGGATGAGCAGTTTGAGCGCACGGATGGTGGCGTGGAAGTCGGCCGCCGGGGCCACCGCCGCATGCTCGGTGAGCCCCCTGATCACCGTGTAAATTGCGTTCGTGGCACTCGCCACGTCCGTTCCAGGCGACAACGTCCCCTCGCGCTTGGCCTGCTTGATGATGTCCTCGGCGAGGGTGTGCAGTGTGGTGGTCATGGTGACGGCATCGCTGTTGATCACGTCGACTCGAAGGGAACTCTCCGCCCGGATTGCCCGGTCGAACGCCGCGACGTACGGGAACTCGTTCATCACCGCATCGCATTCGTCGAGCACTGCCAGCAGTTTCGCCAGCGCGTGCCCTTCTCGACCAGCAACCTCGGCCAACCGCGGCACCGTCATCTCCGCGTATTCGGCGACGGTTTCCTTGACGAGTTCGGCCTTGTTCGGAAAGTAGTGGTACAAGCTGCCACTGGTCATCTCGGCCATCCGGGCGATTTCCCGGATCGTGGCACGCGAGTAGCCGACTTCGGCCACGCAGCGCATGGTGGCCTCGATGATGCGGCGCCGGGTCTCCTCGCCGTTCGAGCCGGCGGGGCGCCCGAGCATCGGCGAGATGGACGCCATCTTTCCTCGTCAATCGCTCTACTAGTGCCAAGACGTACTCTCCTAGCTTCTCATGTCCGACGTGGTTACCGATACGGCTCCCACCCGGCGGGGCGCACCCTCGGCCCGGCTCCGGTCCCCGGCCGCCGCTTCCGGCGCGGCCGAGGTGCAAGTGTCTTAATCAATCGCTTGATCGATTGATTGCTCACCGTATGGCGCAGCGCACTCTGCGTCAAGAGTGTGATCACAACCTCACGATGTGATACAAATCAATCAACCGATCAATTGCTGGCCATGCCGGGCGGGTAGACCTCAGATCTCGGTGCCACCGAAACGAATGGACCAGGGCTATGCGTGACGTGCCGCCGGAGCTGACGCGTCGATACCGGGACAACGGCTGGTGGACCGATGAGACCATCGGCGACCTGTTGACCCAGGGCCTGAAGACACATCCCGGGAGCACATTCCGGGTGCATTCGGCGGTGCGGCCGTTTGTGGGGACCTTCGATGATGTCGAGAAGGTCGCCCGCCGGCTGGCCGCCGGATTGCGGACGCGTGGCATCGGGCCCGGGGATGTGGTGGCATTTCAGCTGCCCAATTGGATGGAAGCTGCGGCCACGTTCTGGGCCTCGGCGTTTCTGGGCGCCGTGGTGGTTCCGGTGGTGCATTTCTACGGACCCAAAGAGGTCACCCATATCCTGCGTGCAGCCGACGCCAAGGTGTTCATCACCGCAGAGCGCTTTGGTCGGATGTCCTTCGAACCCGAAGTCTGCAAAGACATTCCGATCGTCGGCGTAGTCGGCCGCGATTTTGACGCGTTGTTGGCTGAGTACGCGCTGGAAGGTGTACTCGACGCGGACGCGACAACCCCTGCGCTCATCGCTTTCACCTCGGGCACCACCAGCGACCCCAAGGGTGTCGTTCACAGCCATCAAACGCTCGGGTTCGAGTCCCGCCAACTTCTCGCGATGTTCCCCGAGGACCGTGGCAACCAGCTGACCGCCACCCCGGTCGGCCACTTCATCGGGATGCTCAGCGCCTTCTTGATCCCGCTGCTCGACGGCTCCCCGATCAATCTGTCGGACACCTGGGATCCGGCTCAGGCCTTGCGGCTGATGAGCGACTGCGGGTTGACCGTCGGCGGTGGGCCGCCGTATTTCGCGACGAGCCTGCTCGATCATGCCGACTTCCGGCCGGAGCACTTGCAGCGGCTCAAGTACATGGGCCTCGGCGGGGCTTCTGTTCCGGTGGCCGTCAGTCGGCGCTTGACCGACATGGGCATCATCGTCTACCGCTCCTACGGCAGCACCGAACATCCTTCGATCACCGGCAATCGGCCGACCGGGGCCGAGGACAAGCGCACGCTCACCGATGGAAATCCCCTCGAGGGCGTCGAACTGCGACTCGGTGCCGACGGTGAGATCCTCAGCCGGGGCCCAGATCTGTGCCTGGGCTACACCGACGAGAACCTCACCCACAAGGCATTCGACGCCGACGGCTGGTACCACACCGGCGACATCGGCGAACTTGATGCCGACGGCTTCCTGACCATAACCGATCGCAAATCGGACATCATCATCCGCGGCGGCGAGAACATCAGCGCGCTCGAGGTCGAAGAGGTGCTGCTGACGATGCCGGAAATCGCCGAGGCGGTGGTGGTCGCCGCGCCCGATGACCGCCTCGGTGAGCGAACCGCGGCGGTTCTTCGACTCAAGCCCGAGGTGAAGGCCCCGTCATTGGACGAAATACGGGCGCACTTCCAGGAGTCCGGGGTCGGCCGGCAGAAATGGCCGGAGTTGGTCAGGTTGGTCGATGATTTCCCCCGCACACCGAGCGGCAAAGTACAGAAGTATCTGGTGCGCCAGTCCATTCGGGACGGTAGCTGAGCCTTTCGAACGGCAGCAACCCCAGACCTGTTCTGCTGCTTTTCTTTAAGTGATCTAACAACGTGTTGCACTTTGCGTGAAGCAATCCCGTTTTCCGCCGGGCGCGGACTGCAGCAAAACGCTATACAGTCGTACAATGTCGCTGTACTATCGTACAGTCAGACTGGGCCCGCGCCGGCCGAGGCGATCCGCGTCTACGCCGCGCTCCAGCGTCTTGGTGTTCGCGAGGAGCCGCAATGATCGACCGCACCGGCCGCTGTCAAGCAGCGCTCCCTGCACGCCTGGCGGCCGAACCCCTCGATGACCAGGAGATGCGTCGTTGAGGAAGATGCATCGCTTCCTGACCGGCCTGGTGATGGTGGTCGCACTAGGCGCGGTCATTGCCGTGGCGGCCGGCCTGTTTCAGGGGAAATTCACCCGCACCGTCCCGCTCACCGTGGTGTCCCAGCGGGCAGGCCTGGTGATGAACCCGAACGCCAAGGTGACCCTGCTTGGCGTCCAGATCGGCACGGTCGCCTCCATCACCGCGAGTCCTGACGGAAACGCCCTGGTGCACTTGCGAATAGAGCCCCGACGTCTCGAACAGATCCCGGCCAATGTGCGGGTCGTCATCGCCTCCCCCACCGTTTTCGGAGCCAAGTCGGTGGATTTGGTGCCGCCCGTCGCTCCCTCATCGCAGAAGCTGAGTGCGGGCCAGGTGCTTCACGCCGGCCAGGTCACGGTCGAGATCAACACCGTGTTCGAAGAATTGCGATCTGTGCTGTCGCGAGTTCAGCCCGACAAGTTGGACGCCACGCTGCATGCAATATCCGGTGGCCTTGACGGTCGCGGCGACATGCTGGGACAAACGCTGAGCACGTGGGGCCGTTTCCTGACCGAGCTCGAACCGAGCCTGCCCGACCTGTCCCGCGATTTCGAGATTGCGCCCGAGGTGCTGGGCGCTTACGCCGACTCGGCCCCGGGCCTGATGAGGATCGCCGACGATGCCACCTCCATCAGCAAGACGCTGGTCGCCATGGAGCACGACCTGGATCGCATGCTCGTCAGCGCGATCGGCCTGGCTGAAATCGGAACCGAAGTGGTCCAGGCCAACCGAGACCCGCTGACCGACACACTGAGGCTGTTGGTCCCCACTACCGACCTGACCCATCGCTATCACGAGGCATTGACCTGCGCGCTGGCGGGTTTGGACAATCTTGCGCAGTTGCCGGCATCGCCGAAACCGGGCGTTGTCGTGACCACCGGCTTCATGCTGGGACTCGAGCGGTACCGCTATCCCGCGAACCTTCCCAAAGTGGCCGCACGCGGCGGGCCGCAGTGCCACGGGTTGCCCGACGTCCCCTTCGACACCCGCCCACCCTTTGTGGTGGCGGACATCGGCGCAAACCCGGTCCAGTACGGCAACCACGGCATCCTGTTGAACTCCGATGCCCTCAAACAGATGCTGTTCGGCCCCATCGGTGGACCGACCCGAAACTCTGCGCAGATCGGCGAACCCGGATGACACGTTCTTCCAGAGCCGGGTTGAAGTTCGGCGCTTTCGCGACGGTAGCCCTGGTACTCACCGCGTTGTTGATCGCCGTCTTCGGTCAGTACCGGATGGGCGCGAGCATCGCCTACGGGGCAGTGTTCACCGACGCGTCGGGCCTGAAGACCGGAGACTCGGTGCGCGCGGCCGGCCTTCGGGTCGGCACGGTGACCAACCTGGCCATGCAAGCCGACAACACCGTCCTGGTGGAGTTCGACACCGACCGCGAGGTGGTACTCACCGGGCAGAGTACGGCTGCGGTGCGCTACCTCAATCTGGTCGGTGACCGCTATCTCGAAGTGCTCGACGCGCCGGGCCCGCTTGCTCCCATGCCTGCCGGATCACGAATCCCGTTGCAGCGGACCACCCCGGCGCTGGATCTCGATCAGTTGCTCGGCGGGCTCAGACCCGTCATTCGGGGCCTCGATCCGCGCGAGGTCAACGCCTTGACCGCATCCCTGGTGCAGGTGTTCCAAGGCCAAGGGGGGACGCTGGAATCGGTGCTGTCCCGCAGTGCCGTATTCTCCGATGAACTGGCCGACAGCAGCGAGACCGTCGAACTCCTGATCGACAGTCTCAATTCAGTGATGGCAACGCTCCGGACCGACGGCGACGCGCTTGGACAGGCGGTGGACCGCTTCCAGCGGCTCGTCTCCGGGCTCGCTCAAGATCGCGATCCCATCGGCGCGGCCATCGACTCGCTGAGCACTGGCACCGCTGCGATCGCGGACCTGCTCGGTGGTGTCCGCCCTCCGCTCGCGGAGACAGTGGCGCAGCTCGAACGAGTGGCACCGCTGCTCGAACAGGACAAAGGCCGACTCGACGCCGCGCTGACCAAGGCGCCGGAGAACTACCGCAAACTGGGCCGACTCGGCGCCTACGGCAGTTGGCTCAACTACTACATCTGCGAACTCTCCTTCCGTGTAAGCGATCTGGAGGGTCGAACCGTCGTGATCCCGTGGACCAAGCAAGACAGCGGAAGGTGTAGCGAACCCTGATGCTCAAATACCGCGGATCAAACCTCATCCGGTCGGGAATCATCGGCTTGACCCTGATCATCCTGATCATCGCTGTGGGGCTGCAACCGGCCACGATCTCACAGTGGGCAACGGCGCTGCGATATCAGGCCCTGTTCACCGAGGCCGGCGGGCTGACCGCGGGCAACGAGGTGATGATGTCGGGTATGACGGTGGGCGCCGTCTCTGACATCTCGCTGCGCGACGGCAAGGTCCTCGTCGACTTCGTCGTCGACAGCCGGTTCCACCTCGGATCGAGCAGCACCGCCCACATCCGCACCAGGACATTGCTCGGCGAGCGCGTGCTGACAGTGGAATCCATCGGCAGCGCAAAGCAACCTACCAACGATGTCATTCCGGTGACACGCACGTCATCGCCGTATTCGTTGAACGACGCGGTCAACGAGCTGACAACCAACACCGCCGGGACCAACACCGGGGATCTCAATGAGGCCCTGGACGCGCTCACCGCGACCCTCGATCAGATCGCCCCGCAGTTGGGTCCGACATTCGACGGTTTCACCCGCTTGTCGAAGTCGTTGAACAGCCGGGACGTGGTGCTGCGCGAACTGTTGGACAACACCCGCGATGTCACCGGCGTACTGTCCGAGCGCAGCCGGCAACTCAACACCTTGATCCTCGATGCCAACGCGCTGATCGAGGTGCTCAACGATCGGCGCGAGACCATCGTGAACCTCCTCACCAGCGTATCCACGGTCAGTCGGGAACTTTCCGGCCTGGTGGCCGACAACGAGCAGGCACTGGCTCCCGCCTTGGAGAAGCTCAATTCGGTGACCGAGGTGTTGCAGAAGAACCGCGACAACATCGCCGCGGCGCTACCCGGTCTGGCGAAATTCCAAGTAACCCAGGGCGAAACAGTGTCCAGCGGCTTCTACTACAACGCCTATGTCCCCAACCTGGTACCGGCGCAAGCCCTGCAACCGTTCATGGACTACGCGCTCGGATTCCGGCGTGGCGTCGGCGCCGGTCAGCCACCCGACAACGTCGGGCCGCGCGCCGAGTTCCCCTTCCCCTTCAACGGGATTCCGGGAGGATCCAGATGACGTGGCGTTCCCGAAAGCGGGCCCTGGCAGTGGGATTCACGCTACTTCTGGCGGCGAGCCTCGTGGTGGCGGTCGGCACCACATACTTTCGACCGACTCAAATCGTCATCTACTTCACCAGCGTCACCGGGATCTACCCCGGTGACGACGCCCGCGTGCTGGGCGTCAAAGTGGGCAAGATCGCGGCCGTCGACCCCGCGGGGGCGCACGTCAAAATGACGGTCGACATCGATGCGGACGTTCCGATCCCAGCGGACGCCAGGGCGGTGATCGTCGCACAGAGTTTGGTGTCGTCTCGGTATGTGCAACTTGCCCCGGCGTACGAAACATCCGGTCCCACAATGCGGAACGGAGCGGTGATTCCCGTCGAGCGCACGGCGGTCCCCGTCGAATGGGACGAGGTGAAGACCCAACTGATGCGACTGGCCACCGAGTTGGCACCCAGTGCGCAGGGCCCCGATTCGTCGCTGTCCCGGTTCATCGACAGTGCCGCCGATGCGATGCAGGGCAACGGTGAAAAGCTGCACCGCACCCTGGAAGAACTCTCCGGAGTGGGACGGATCCTGGCAGACGGTGGGGGGAACATCGTCGAAGTGATCCGGAATCTCCAAACGTTCGTGAGCACCCTTCGCGACAGCAATGTGCAGATTGTCGAATTCCAGAATCGATTCGCCACGCTGACCAGCGTGCTCTCCGATAGTCGCTCCGCGCTCGATGGTGCCCTGACCGACCTGTCGAATGCGGTCGGCGACGTGCAGCGGTTCGTCGCCGGCACCGGTGCGGCAACCACCGAGCAACTGGAGCGCCTCACCGATGTCACGCAGGTTCTGGTGGATCAGAAGGCAGATCTGGAGAACGTCCTGCACGTGATGCCCAATGCGATTGCCAACAGCTACAACGTGGTGAATCCCAACACCGGGACCCAGGTCGGGTCGT from Mycolicibacterium sp. MU0053 includes:
- a CDS encoding TetR/AcrR family transcriptional regulator, whose translation is MASISPMLGRPAGSNGEETRRRIIEATMRCVAEVGYSRATIREIARMAEMTSGSLYHYFPNKAELVKETVAEYAEMTVPRLAEVAGREGHALAKLLAVLDECDAVMNEFPYVAAFDRAIRAESSLRVDVINSDAVTMTTTLHTLAEDIIKQAKREGTLSPGTDVASATNAIYTVIRGLTEHAAVAPAADFHATIRALKLLIQGQLVSGAVPRKATDKASPTKKAMSRKPVAKKSTAKKPAATRRTG
- a CDS encoding nuclear transport factor 2 family protein — protein: MDIQRIGDESEIRALLFRYARAVDTEDWDLWRSLFTPDARVDYSSAGGIAGTRDEVADWLKVSMSFLPMKQHYITNIEITVSGDSAQVRAMFFNPMQLPGKTDLSYCGGYYHHQLVRAESGWLSRDLREENQWFVNPLSADDTPGG
- a CDS encoding MCE family protein encodes the protein MTWRSRKRALAVGFTLLLAASLVVAVGTTYFRPTQIVIYFTSVTGIYPGDDARVLGVKVGKIAAVDPAGAHVKMTVDIDADVPIPADARAVIVAQSLVSSRYVQLAPAYETSGPTMRNGAVIPVERTAVPVEWDEVKTQLMRLATELAPSAQGPDSSLSRFIDSAADAMQGNGEKLHRTLEELSGVGRILADGGGNIVEVIRNLQTFVSTLRDSNVQIVEFQNRFATLTSVLSDSRSALDGALTDLSNAVGDVQRFVAGTGAATTEQLERLTDVTQVLVDQKADLENVLHVMPNAIANSYNVVNPNTGTQVGSFVINNFSDTLGFICNAIAAVTNVTSEETARLCRQYLGPALRLPNFNYLPIPINPYLSKAGGDIIYTDPSLAPGGTGANPPEPAPSISAYTGAIDNPFPAPQGAQPPAVAPGPGAPAHLPAAPAPALYPGAPVPAAPSVGPALPELILPAQGAL
- a CDS encoding acyl-CoA dehydrogenase family protein, whose translation is MDFEPTAEQKGLVDSTRSLLTAQASLERARDLIDGPAGFDAELWRRGVELGWPALAVPEDDGGLGQRSIDLALVAVELGRSLASTPFIPTVVAADALTRCDSERKAKLLQSICEGALIASWAHAEYGRPWGAAGVTTAARAQDGGYVLDGSKVSVPDADSAQLLIVDAVLDGAPARFLVPTDSAGVRIDRQQTLDITRSYCDVTLADVAVDAAALLARGAAASRSLERTMQLGAVLTCAELVGIGQRLLEMTVTYVKEREQFGRPVGSFQAVKHKCADMRIWVQASTAATYFAALALDSEHHDADRATSIAKAYVSDAINRVAGHALQLHGGIGFTWEHDLHLYMRRARVNSVLCGDARHHRERLCATLEDQFA
- a CDS encoding NAD-dependent epimerase/dehydratase family protein, producing MKKLVIGASGFLGSHVTRQLVNGGDDVRVMVRKTSSTKGIDDLAVERVYGDVFDTEALRAAMADCDVVYYCVVDARAWLRDPAPLFRTNVEGLRNVLEVASAADLRKFVFTSTVATLAVGAGTPVTEDDPFDWHDGGPYVQSRVAAENLVLEYVREKALPAVALCISTTYGPRDWQPTPHGSLLALVAAGRFPFHFKNSMEIVGIEDAASAMLLAAQHGRVGERYIISDRWVSQREMHTLAAEAAGVRLPTFGLPMPAVYAVARGSDLVGRVLRREMKFSTVALRMADVMAPLDTGKAQRELGWKPQPVEDSIRKAAVFFKEQGITGM
- a CDS encoding nuclear transport factor 2 family protein produces the protein MTKTLEQRVALIEDREAIAALQFRYINLNDGGWGQPTHRDPDAVADLFTEDGEWIGPLETMRAVGRIEIAELFQQFQAIPFIIHNVMNQLIEVDGDRARAEWHAIVASTFPGGQAFWTLGRYHNRYLRTADGWRYTSMSFETAAASPYEKGWGVEQFMGAEASVVD
- a CDS encoding MCE family protein; protein product: MTRSSRAGLKFGAFATVALVLTALLIAVFGQYRMGASIAYGAVFTDASGLKTGDSVRAAGLRVGTVTNLAMQADNTVLVEFDTDREVVLTGQSTAAVRYLNLVGDRYLEVLDAPGPLAPMPAGSRIPLQRTTPALDLDQLLGGLRPVIRGLDPREVNALTASLVQVFQGQGGTLESVLSRSAVFSDELADSSETVELLIDSLNSVMATLRTDGDALGQAVDRFQRLVSGLAQDRDPIGAAIDSLSTGTAAIADLLGGVRPPLAETVAQLERVAPLLEQDKGRLDAALTKAPENYRKLGRLGAYGSWLNYYICELSFRVSDLEGRTVVIPWTKQDSGRCSEP
- a CDS encoding MCE family protein; protein product: MLKYRGSNLIRSGIIGLTLIILIIAVGLQPATISQWATALRYQALFTEAGGLTAGNEVMMSGMTVGAVSDISLRDGKVLVDFVVDSRFHLGSSSTAHIRTRTLLGERVLTVESIGSAKQPTNDVIPVTRTSSPYSLNDAVNELTTNTAGTNTGDLNEALDALTATLDQIAPQLGPTFDGFTRLSKSLNSRDVVLRELLDNTRDVTGVLSERSRQLNTLILDANALIEVLNDRRETIVNLLTSVSTVSRELSGLVADNEQALAPALEKLNSVTEVLQKNRDNIAAALPGLAKFQVTQGETVSSGFYYNAYVPNLVPAQALQPFMDYALGFRRGVGAGQPPDNVGPRAEFPFPFNGIPGGSR
- a CDS encoding MCE family protein; translation: MHRFLTGLVMVVALGAVIAVAAGLFQGKFTRTVPLTVVSQRAGLVMNPNAKVTLLGVQIGTVASITASPDGNALVHLRIEPRRLEQIPANVRVVIASPTVFGAKSVDLVPPVAPSSQKLSAGQVLHAGQVTVEINTVFEELRSVLSRVQPDKLDATLHAISGGLDGRGDMLGQTLSTWGRFLTELEPSLPDLSRDFEIAPEVLGAYADSAPGLMRIADDATSISKTLVAMEHDLDRMLVSAIGLAEIGTEVVQANRDPLTDTLRLLVPTTDLTHRYHEALTCALAGLDNLAQLPASPKPGVVVTTGFMLGLERYRYPANLPKVAARGGPQCHGLPDVPFDTRPPFVVADIGANPVQYGNHGILLNSDALKQMLFGPIGGPTRNSAQIGEPG
- a CDS encoding AMP-binding protein, with translation MRDVPPELTRRYRDNGWWTDETIGDLLTQGLKTHPGSTFRVHSAVRPFVGTFDDVEKVARRLAAGLRTRGIGPGDVVAFQLPNWMEAAATFWASAFLGAVVVPVVHFYGPKEVTHILRAADAKVFITAERFGRMSFEPEVCKDIPIVGVVGRDFDALLAEYALEGVLDADATTPALIAFTSGTTSDPKGVVHSHQTLGFESRQLLAMFPEDRGNQLTATPVGHFIGMLSAFLIPLLDGSPINLSDTWDPAQALRLMSDCGLTVGGGPPYFATSLLDHADFRPEHLQRLKYMGLGGASVPVAVSRRLTDMGIIVYRSYGSTEHPSITGNRPTGAEDKRTLTDGNPLEGVELRLGADGEILSRGPDLCLGYTDENLTHKAFDADGWYHTGDIGELDADGFLTITDRKSDIIIRGGENISALEVEEVLLTMPEIAEAVVVAAPDDRLGERTAAVLRLKPEVKAPSLDEIRAHFQESGVGRQKWPELVRLVDDFPRTPSGKVQKYLVRQSIRDGS